In one window of Azotobacter salinestris DNA:
- a CDS encoding S1C family serine protease, whose amino-acid sequence MRDPFLVRLLGVTLAVGALTVLWRGLPDFSGWSGGNPDSTPRVVEARGDLAADEQSTIELFEKSRNSVVFITTRAQVMDFWTRDVFSVPRGTGSGFIWDDAGHVVTNFHVVEGASEAMVKLADGRTFKASLVGTSREHDIAVLRIGVDFKQPPPVPLGSSQDLRVGQKVFAIGNPFGLDWTLTTGIVSALDRTLAGEGGPAIDHLIQTDAAINPGNSGGPLLDSAGRLIGINTAIYSPSGASAGIGFAVPVDTVNRVVPELIKSGKYVQPTLGIQVDTGLNQRLTELSGIEGVFVLGVRPDSAAEAAGLEGVGFTRDGGIVPGDVITAVNGKAVESVEQLLAILDDYRAGEVVRLSVRRGDARREVEVPLQPGS is encoded by the coding sequence ATGCGCGATCCCTTTCTCGTCCGTTTGCTGGGCGTCACGCTGGCGGTCGGTGCGCTGACCGTGCTCTGGCGTGGTCTGCCGGACTTTTCCGGCTGGTCCGGCGGCAACCCGGACTCCACGCCACGAGTGGTCGAGGCGCGGGGCGACCTGGCGGCGGACGAGCAGAGCACCATCGAGCTGTTCGAGAAGTCCCGCAACTCGGTGGTGTTCATCACCACCCGGGCGCAGGTGATGGACTTCTGGACCCGCGATGTCTTCTCGGTGCCGCGCGGCACCGGCTCGGGGTTCATCTGGGACGATGCCGGGCATGTGGTGACCAACTTTCACGTGGTGGAGGGCGCCAGCGAGGCCATGGTCAAGCTGGCCGACGGGCGCACCTTCAAGGCCTCCCTGGTGGGCACCTCCCGCGAGCACGACATCGCCGTGCTGAGGATCGGCGTGGACTTCAAGCAGCCGCCGCCGGTGCCCCTGGGCTCCAGTCAGGATCTCAGGGTGGGGCAGAAGGTCTTCGCCATCGGCAATCCCTTCGGCCTGGACTGGACGCTGACCACCGGGATCGTCTCGGCCCTGGACCGCACCCTGGCCGGCGAGGGCGGCCCGGCGATCGACCACCTGATCCAGACCGACGCGGCGATCAATCCGGGCAACTCCGGCGGGCCGCTGCTGGACTCGGCCGGCCGGCTGATCGGCATCAACACCGCGATCTACAGCCCGAGCGGGGCCTCCGCCGGGATCGGCTTCGCGGTGCCGGTGGACACCGTCAACCGGGTCGTGCCCGAGCTCATCAAGTCCGGCAAGTACGTGCAGCCGACCCTCGGCATCCAGGTGGACACCGGCCTGAACCAGCGCCTCACCGAGCTGAGCGGCATCGAGGGCGTCTTCGTCCTCGGCGTGCGGCCGGACTCCGCCGCCGAGGCGGCCGGGCTGGAGGGCGTGGGCTTCACCCGCGACGGCGGCATCGTGCCCGGCGACGTCATCACCGCCGTCAACGGCAAGGCCGTGGAGTCGGTCGAGCAGCTGCTGGCGATCCTCGACGACTACCGGGCCGGGGAGGTGGTGCGGCTGTCCGTGCGGCGCGGCGACGCGCGGCGCGAGGTCGAGGTACCGCTGCAACCGGGATCGTGA
- a CDS encoding S8 family serine peptidase, translating to MKPSSRTNFPLFAEVFPEPAVRVQNAPVDGLYGSQWHLGFIGAAGFAARPGATNTAGIERVWNEYTGAGVAVGIWDEGVQSGHWDLDANYDASRHLTIGGTLNDGQPLDANRGHGTAVAGLIAAENNGEGGVGVAYGSRITSVRVFGGEDDLNANWSRYLQTLESLGRFDVTNHSYSSYPDFGSWGDVTRLEVAARDGRGGLGTLNVRSAGNFNVDGNGEEVSASRFTVSVAAIGNNATGNVASYSSYGAHVLVSAPAGSVTTDLLGADGYNGLLAGDYTNTFGGTSAAGPLVAGVIALMLEANPGLGWRDVQNILAYSATGTGSLHNGTRSNENFAWKWNGADDWNGGGLHFSEDYGYGMVNALSAVRMAEVWSALQPAATSANEARIDSRIAANATIADNATLDYGFTLNDDIDLEHVALTVSLNHSDLTDLRIALISPSGTRLSLYDGSTGEASDADGMFTYTFGVDGLRGESSKGTWTLQIRDALPGDSGTLHSVGFSGYGSAPDNADVYHYTEEALAVRALPGQSERLTLVDADGGSDWIDAAAVLQDLSLSLVAGQTSTLGGTPFLTISTDTLIENAIGGDGNDRIEGNAADNLIYGMRGDDTLIGGEGNDTAVFHGRAEDYSVSEAEGVITVQSLSGGGTDTLSGFEGLLFV from the coding sequence ATGAAGCCATCTTCCAGAACGAACTTCCCCCTGTTTGCGGAAGTTTTCCCGGAGCCGGCCGTACGCGTCCAGAACGCCCCGGTCGACGGACTCTACGGCAGCCAGTGGCACCTGGGCTTCATCGGCGCCGCGGGGTTCGCCGCCAGGCCCGGCGCCACCAACACGGCGGGCATCGAGCGCGTATGGAACGAGTACACCGGCGCGGGCGTCGCGGTGGGCATCTGGGACGAGGGGGTGCAGAGCGGCCACTGGGACCTCGACGCCAACTACGACGCCAGCCGGCACCTGACCATCGGCGGCACCCTCAACGACGGCCAGCCGCTGGACGCCAACCGGGGCCACGGCACCGCGGTCGCCGGGCTGATCGCCGCCGAGAACAACGGCGAGGGCGGCGTCGGCGTCGCCTACGGCTCCAGGATCACCTCGGTGCGCGTCTTCGGCGGGGAAGACGACCTGAACGCCAACTGGTCGCGCTACCTGCAGACCCTGGAGAGCCTCGGCCGGTTCGACGTGACCAACCACAGCTACAGCAGCTACCCGGACTTCGGCAGCTGGGGGGATGTCACCCGGCTCGAGGTGGCGGCCCGGGACGGGCGCGGCGGCCTGGGCACCCTCAACGTCAGGTCGGCCGGCAACTTCAACGTCGACGGCAACGGCGAGGAAGTGAGCGCCTCGCGCTTCACCGTCAGCGTCGCCGCGATCGGCAACAACGCCACGGGCAACGTCGCCAGCTATTCCAGCTATGGCGCCCATGTGCTGGTGTCGGCGCCGGCCGGCTCGGTGACCACCGACCTGCTGGGCGCGGACGGCTACAACGGCCTGCTCGCCGGCGACTACACCAACACCTTCGGCGGCACCTCGGCGGCCGGCCCGCTGGTGGCCGGGGTCATCGCCCTGATGCTCGAGGCCAACCCCGGCCTCGGCTGGCGCGACGTGCAGAACATCCTCGCCTACTCGGCGACCGGCACCGGCAGCCTCCACAACGGGACCCGCAGCAACGAGAACTTCGCCTGGAAATGGAACGGCGCCGACGACTGGAACGGCGGCGGCCTGCATTTCAGCGAGGACTACGGCTACGGCATGGTCAACGCCCTCAGCGCCGTGCGCATGGCCGAGGTCTGGAGCGCGCTCCAGCCCGCCGCCACCTCGGCCAACGAAGCCCGCATCGACAGCCGCATCGCAGCGAACGCGACCATCGCCGACAACGCCACCCTGGACTACGGCTTCACCCTGAACGACGACATCGACCTGGAGCACGTCGCCCTGACGGTCTCGCTCAACCACTCCGACCTGACCGACCTGCGCATCGCCCTGATCTCGCCGAGCGGCACGCGGCTGTCGCTCTACGACGGCAGCACGGGCGAGGCCAGCGACGCCGACGGCATGTTCACCTACACCTTCGGCGTGGACGGGCTGCGCGGCGAGAGCAGCAAGGGCACCTGGACCCTGCAGATCCGCGATGCGCTACCGGGCGACAGCGGCACGCTGCACTCGGTCGGCTTCAGCGGCTACGGCTCGGCGCCCGACAACGCCGATGTCTACCACTACACGGAGGAAGCCCTCGCCGTGCGGGCCCTGCCCGGCCAGAGCGAGCGCCTGACGCTGGTCGACGCCGATGGCGGCAGCGACTGGATCGATGCCGCCGCGGTGCTCCAGGACCTGTCGCTCAGCCTGGTGGCCGGACAGACCTCCACCCTGGGCGGCACCCCCTTCCTGACCATCTCCACCGACACCCTCATCGAGAACGCCATCGGCGGCGACGGCAACGACCGCATCGAGGGCAACGCGGCCGACAACCTCATCTACGGCATGCGCGGCGACGACACCCTGATCGGCGGCGAGGGCAACGACACGGCGGTCTTCCACGGCCGCGCCGAGGACTACAGCGTCAGCGAGGCCGAGGGCGTCATCACCGTGCAGAGCCTGTCCGGCGGCGGCACCGACACCCTGAGCGGCTTCGAGGGGCTGCTGTTCGTCTGA
- a CDS encoding transposase, with protein MMGQLPGGQQRLFYSFNLEDHVPAQHLLRSIDQCLDLSDLRAYLADFYSPIGRPSIDPELMVRMLVVGYCYGIRSERRLCEEVHLNLAYRWFCRLGLEDTVPNHSTFSKNRHGRFRDSDLFRWLFNEVLRRCMAAGLVKGEGFAVDASIIKADASRQRGVAGDEVDWRDPALSSRAVREYLEALDEEALAEALPKKISLTDPLARWTAAPGGPAYFAYSTNYLIDTQHGVILDVEATPAHRTAEVDSTQTMVERVEAQFDLTPERLIGDTAYGTAPMLAWMVEEKDIEPHVPVWDKTERKDDSLSSNDFYWNQEANEYRCPAGKPLRSEWRAFTRKRSRVTKANTIIYRSSQTDCATCPLKAKCCPNTPNRKIVRSIHEAARDVARRIAKTPEYLVSRCERKKVEMLFAHLKRIMKLDRLRLRGLTGATDEFTLAAMVQNLRRMAKLLPQGPPLRG; from the coding sequence ATGATGGGACAGTTACCGGGAGGACAGCAGCGCCTGTTCTACTCGTTTAATCTGGAAGATCACGTCCCGGCCCAACACCTCCTGCGCAGCATCGACCAGTGCCTGGATCTCAGTGACCTGCGCGCCTACCTGGCGGATTTCTATAGCCCCATCGGGCGTCCCTCGATTGACCCGGAATTGATGGTTCGCATGCTGGTCGTCGGCTACTGCTATGGCATCCGTTCCGAGCGGCGATTGTGCGAAGAGGTACATCTAAACCTGGCCTATCGCTGGTTCTGCCGGCTGGGTCTGGAAGACACAGTACCCAATCACTCAACCTTCTCGAAGAATCGCCACGGCCGTTTCCGTGACAGTGATCTGTTCCGCTGGTTGTTCAATGAGGTGCTGCGGCGCTGCATGGCGGCCGGCCTGGTCAAGGGTGAAGGTTTCGCTGTCGACGCCAGCATCATCAAGGCGGATGCCAGCCGGCAACGTGGGGTAGCGGGAGATGAGGTCGATTGGCGCGATCCAGCGCTCAGCAGCCGCGCCGTGCGCGAGTACCTTGAGGCTCTCGATGAAGAAGCGCTGGCCGAAGCCCTCCCCAAGAAGATTTCGCTCACCGATCCGCTGGCTCGCTGGACCGCAGCGCCAGGTGGCCCGGCGTACTTTGCCTATTCCACCAACTACCTGATCGACACTCAGCACGGCGTGATCCTGGATGTGGAAGCTACCCCAGCGCATCGCACCGCCGAAGTCGATTCGACCCAAACGATGGTGGAGCGCGTCGAAGCGCAGTTCGACCTCACGCCAGAACGCCTCATTGGCGATACCGCTTATGGCACTGCCCCGATGCTGGCCTGGATGGTCGAAGAGAAGGACATCGAGCCGCACGTGCCAGTGTGGGACAAGACCGAGCGCAAGGACGACAGCCTCTCCAGTAACGACTTCTACTGGAATCAGGAGGCCAATGAATACCGCTGCCCAGCCGGCAAACCGCTACGCAGTGAATGGCGCGCCTTCACCCGGAAAAGATCGCGGGTGACCAAGGCCAACACCATCATCTACCGCTCCAGCCAAACCGATTGCGCTACCTGTCCGTTAAAAGCGAAGTGCTGCCCCAACACGCCGAATCGGAAGATCGTCCGCAGCATCCATGAGGCTGCCCGCGACGTGGCCCGACGCATCGCCAAAACACCGGAATACCTCGTCTCTCGCTGCGAGCGAAAGAAGGTGGAGATGCTTTTCGCCCACCTCAAACGGATCATGAAACTCGATCGCTTACGACTGCGTGGACTGACAGGTGCCACTGACGAATTCACCTTGGCGGCGATGGTGCAGAACTTGCGCCGCATGGCCAAGCTTTTGCCTCAAGGGCCACCGCTTAGGGGATAG
- the tnpA gene encoding IS66-like element accessory protein TnpA — translation MQRRSYSKAFKAQVVQECSLPGNSVASVALSHGINTNVVHRWRRLAACSPSTGTLPAFLPVTLEPLVQSATFDQAEIRIEIPHRRTSLTVHWPAGDAEGCARFVRELLQ, via the coding sequence ATGCAGCGACGTTCTTATTCCAAGGCCTTCAAGGCGCAGGTCGTGCAGGAGTGCAGCCTGCCCGGCAACTCGGTTGCCAGCGTGGCCCTGAGCCACGGCATCAATACCAATGTGGTTCATCGCTGGAGAAGATTGGCCGCATGCTCCCCGTCGACCGGGACACTGCCCGCCTTTCTTCCGGTGACGCTGGAGCCGCTGGTTCAGTCGGCGACTTTCGACCAGGCGGAGATCCGCATCGAGATTCCCCATCGCCGTACAAGCTTGACCGTGCACTGGCCGGCGGGCGATGCCGAAGGCTGTGCCCGGTTCGTCCGCGAGCTCCTGCAATGA
- a CDS encoding IS5 family transposase produces the protein MKQLSFADAEYAGKRKQTRRERFLLEMDQVVPWQGLIALIEPYYPKGEGGRPAYPLAAMLRVHLMQNWFGYSDPAMEEALYETTLLRQFAGLSLERIPDETTLLNFRRLLEKHELAGGILEVINGYLGERGLSLRQGTIVDATLIHAPSSTKNKDGKRDPEMHSTKKGNQYYFGAKAHIGADAESGLVHSVVVTAANVADVTQVDQLLHGEENVVSADAGYTGVEKRPEHEGRQVIWQVAARRSTYKKHGKRSALYKAIHKIEKAKAQVRAKVEHPFRVIKRQFGYTKVRFRGLAKNTSQLVTLFALSNLWMARRYLLANAGEVRL, from the coding sequence ATGAAGCAACTGTCCTTCGCCGATGCCGAGTATGCCGGCAAGCGCAAGCAGACCCGCCGCGAGCGCTTCCTGCTCGAGATGGACCAGGTGGTGCCGTGGCAGGGGCTGATCGCCCTGATCGAGCCCTACTATCCCAAGGGCGAAGGCGGTCGGCCCGCCTACCCGCTGGCAGCCATGCTGCGCGTGCACCTGATGCAGAACTGGTTCGGCTACAGCGATCCGGCGATGGAGGAAGCGCTGTACGAAACCACTCTCCTGCGCCAGTTCGCCGGCCTGAGCCTGGAGCGCATCCCGGACGAAACGACCCTCCTCAACTTCCGTCGCCTGCTGGAGAAGCACGAACTGGCCGGGGGAATACTGGAGGTGATCAACGGCTATCTGGGCGAGCGCGGACTGTCGCTGCGCCAGGGCACCATTGTCGACGCCACCCTGATCCATGCGCCGAGCTCGACGAAGAACAAGGACGGCAAGCGCGACCCGGAAATGCACTCGACGAAGAAGGGCAACCAGTACTACTTCGGCGCAAAAGCTCACATTGGTGCCGACGCTGAGTCGGGTCTGGTGCACAGCGTGGTGGTCACGGCAGCCAACGTGGCAGATGTCACCCAAGTCGACCAACTGCTGCATGGCGAGGAAAACGTAGTGAGTGCCGATGCGGGCTATACCGGCGTAGAGAAGCGCCCCGAGCATGAAGGTCGGCAGGTCATCTGGCAGGTCGCGGCCCGGCGCAGTACCTACAAGAAGCATGGCAAGCGTAGCGCCTTATACAAAGCGATCCACAAGATCGAGAAGGCCAAGGCCCAGGTACGAGCCAAGGTCGAACATCCGTTCCGCGTGATCAAGCGCCAGTTTGGCTACACCAAGGTGCGCTTCCGGGGATTGGCCAAAAACACGTCACAGTTGGTGACGCTGTTCGCCTTGTCGAATCTGTGGATGGCGCGCCGATATTTACTGGCGAATGCAGGAGAGGTGCGCCTGTAA
- a CDS encoding AAA family ATPase, protein MTWPDGYSHPSTLLIAEDIWLGQLYPDEIKTVTDYVLRSKRLKQILGSHIIDVLRAEISVVLDFPANTVSDRQWLRALADQARVNHVLHFLDVDDATCLARLRSRNSTGNHAFQTSDADFALITSYFMPPGQEEGFHIVLG, encoded by the coding sequence ATGACTTGGCCGGACGGTTACAGCCATCCTTCGACGTTATTGATAGCAGAAGATATCTGGCTAGGACAGCTCTATCCTGACGAGATTAAGACCGTTACGGATTATGTTCTTCGATCAAAAAGACTGAAGCAAATCTTAGGAAGCCACATTATTGATGTGCTCCGCGCAGAGATTAGTGTTGTACTGGACTTTCCAGCCAACACGGTTTCAGATCGGCAGTGGTTACGTGCGCTGGCTGATCAGGCTAGGGTAAACCATGTTCTCCATTTTCTTGATGTAGATGATGCTACCTGTCTTGCCCGCTTACGCTCTCGTAACTCCACTGGCAATCATGCTTTTCAAACAAGTGACGCGGATTTCGCCCTGATCACAAGTTACTTCATGCCACCTGGGCAAGAAGAAGGATTCCACATCGTGTTGGGTTAG
- the tnpC gene encoding IS66 family transposase, translating to MTSACFDHLTPEQLRELAAQLTQQVHYYKTRGEQLAHEIAVLKRHRFARRSEQLGAAQLSLLDDLLDTDIAAIEAELEELAPAPAAAGPRRQPRRTALPPQFPRTLIHHEPDNTQCSCGCQLKRIGEDVSEKLDYTPGVFTVERHIRGKWVCERCETLIQAPVPAQVIDKGIPTAGLLAQVMVAKFADHLPLYRQERIFARAGLAIPRSTLAQWVGRCGVQLQPLVDALRDTVLEQNVVHADETPVQMLAPGMKKTQRAYVWAYVPSPFAELRAAVYDFSPSRAGEHVRTFLGDWKGKLVCDDFAGYKACFEQGVTEIGCMAHARRKFYDLHVANQSQLAEQALRHIGQLYDVEREVHDLLPDERQRIRQEKAKPIADALHGWMLAQRRLVHEGTAIAKALDYSLKRWAALVRYLDDGMLAIDNNGCENQIRPWAIGRANWLFAGSLRSGKRAAALMTLIQSARLNGHDPYAYLKDVLTRLPTQKASGLTELLPHNWMPASKV from the coding sequence ATGACTTCTGCTTGCTTCGACCATCTGACTCCCGAGCAACTGCGCGAACTGGCGGCGCAGTTGACGCAGCAAGTCCATTACTACAAAACCCGCGGCGAGCAGCTGGCTCACGAAATTGCCGTCCTCAAGCGGCATCGGTTTGCCCGGCGCAGCGAGCAGCTCGGTGCTGCCCAGCTCAGCCTGCTGGACGATCTGCTCGATACCGATATCGCGGCCATCGAAGCCGAGCTCGAGGAACTGGCTCCAGCTCCCGCCGCTGCCGGGCCACGCCGGCAGCCCAGGCGCACGGCCTTGCCGCCGCAGTTCCCCCGCACGCTGATCCATCACGAGCCGGACAACACGCAGTGCTCCTGCGGCTGCCAGCTCAAGCGCATCGGCGAGGATGTCAGCGAAAAGCTCGACTACACCCCGGGCGTCTTCACGGTGGAGCGGCATATCCGCGGCAAGTGGGTCTGCGAGCGGTGCGAAACCCTGATCCAGGCGCCGGTTCCGGCCCAGGTGATCGACAAGGGCATCCCGACCGCCGGGCTGCTGGCCCAGGTCATGGTGGCCAAGTTTGCCGATCATCTGCCCCTGTACCGGCAGGAAAGGATCTTCGCCCGGGCCGGCCTGGCCATCCCGCGCTCGACCCTGGCGCAGTGGGTCGGCCGCTGCGGCGTACAGCTGCAACCGCTGGTCGATGCGCTGCGGGACACAGTCCTGGAGCAGAACGTCGTCCATGCCGACGAGACCCCGGTGCAGATGCTCGCGCCGGGCATGAAGAAGACCCAGCGCGCCTACGTCTGGGCCTACGTTCCCAGCCCGTTCGCCGAGCTGCGCGCAGCCGTCTACGACTTCAGCCCCAGCCGTGCCGGCGAGCATGTCCGCACCTTCCTGGGCGACTGGAAAGGCAAGCTGGTCTGCGACGACTTCGCCGGTTACAAGGCCTGCTTCGAGCAGGGCGTGACCGAGATCGGCTGCATGGCCCATGCCCGACGCAAGTTCTACGACCTGCATGTCGCGAACCAGAGCCAACTGGCTGAACAGGCCCTGCGCCACATCGGTCAGCTGTATGACGTCGAGCGCGAGGTACACGACTTGCTGCCCGATGAGCGACAGCGAATACGCCAGGAAAAAGCCAAGCCCATCGCCGATGCCCTGCACGGCTGGATGCTCGCCCAGCGCCGGTTGGTGCATGAAGGCACGGCCATCGCCAAGGCACTCGACTACAGCCTCAAGCGCTGGGCGGCCCTGGTGCGCTATCTCGATGACGGCATGCTCGCCATCGACAACAACGGGTGTGAAAACCAGATCCGCCCGTGGGCCATCGGCCGTGCGAACTGGCTGTTCGCCGGCTCGCTGCGCAGCGGCAAACGTGCGGCTGCGCTGATGACACTGATCCAGTCAGCGCGGTTGAACGGCCATGATCCGTATGCCTATCTGAAAGATGTGCTGACCCGGCTGCCAACGCAGAAGGCCAGTGGGCTCACCGAGCTGCTGCCGCACAACTGGATGCCTGCCAGCAAGGTGTAA
- a CDS encoding LysR family transcriptional regulator — MTNPLHFDLQSLRVFLLAAELGSLTRAAERAHLTLSAVSKRICDLERTIDCPLFVRQPRGLELTPAGQELLEHTRTILDNVNRMAADIGEFATGVRGHLRLWANTSAVLQFLPHDLAAFLGERPQVRINLEERLSEEIIAALDSGRIDLGVFADNVPAPTLELRPYRQNRLVLLVPVGHPLAKFGRIAFVDTLAYDYISLAHGTSLLRLLIDSAVTAQRILRLRMQVGSFDAIGRMVEAGLGIGVVPEGAVHDERLKAGLRAIPLTDDWASRTLWVGVKSEQALLPEARELWQFLLREGAEG; from the coding sequence ATGACCAATCCCCTCCATTTCGATCTGCAGTCCCTGCGGGTCTTCCTGCTGGCCGCCGAGCTGGGCAGCCTGACCCGGGCGGCGGAGCGCGCCCACCTCACCCTGTCGGCGGTGAGCAAGCGCATCTGCGATCTGGAAAGGACCATCGACTGCCCGCTGTTCGTCCGTCAGCCGCGCGGGCTGGAGCTGACCCCGGCCGGCCAGGAGCTGCTGGAGCACACCCGCACCATCCTCGACAACGTCAACCGCATGGCCGCCGACATCGGCGAGTTCGCCACCGGCGTGCGCGGCCACCTGCGCCTGTGGGCCAACACCTCGGCGGTGCTGCAGTTCCTGCCGCACGACCTAGCGGCCTTCCTCGGCGAGCGGCCGCAGGTGCGCATCAACCTGGAGGAACGGCTGAGCGAGGAGATCATCGCGGCGCTGGACAGCGGGCGGATCGATCTGGGGGTGTTCGCCGACAACGTGCCGGCGCCGACCCTGGAGCTGCGGCCCTACCGGCAGAACCGGCTGGTCCTGCTGGTGCCGGTCGGGCATCCGCTGGCCAAGTTCGGCCGGATCGCCTTCGTCGACACCCTGGCCTACGACTACATCAGCCTCGCCCACGGCACCTCGCTGCTGCGCCTGCTGATCGACTCGGCGGTGACCGCGCAGCGCATCCTGCGCCTGCGCATGCAGGTCGGCAGCTTCGACGCCATCGGCCGGATGGTCGAGGCGGGGCTCGGGATCGGCGTGGTGCCCGAGGGCGCGGTGCACGACGAACGCCTGAAGGCCGGCCTGCGCGCCATCCCGCTGACCGACGACTGGGCCAGCCGCACCCTGTGGGTCGGGGTGAAGTCGGAGCAGGCCCTGCTGCCCGAGGCGCGCGAGCTGTGGCAGTTCCTGCTGCGCGAAGGGGCTGAGGGTTAG
- a CDS encoding EamA family transporter → MTARTLLLTTLAMLAFAGNSLLCRLALRDTGIDAASFTGMRILAGALTLWLLLRTRQQGRAGGSWSGAVALFVYAAGFSFAYLQLDAGVGALLLFGAVQLGMLLYGLSHGERLGPWASFGLLLALAGLVALLLPGADAPEPGSAALMLLAGLAWAVYSLLGRGSADPLAATAGNFIRAIPLALLLGLLLVAQSRPDPLGLVYALLSGALTSGLGYAVWYSALRGLGALQAATVQLSVPILTALAGALLLGEALSLRLSLAALAVLGGIALVLSAERPAPLASRQA, encoded by the coding sequence ATGACCGCCCGCACCCTGCTGCTCACCACCCTCGCCATGCTGGCCTTCGCCGGCAATTCCCTGCTCTGCCGCCTGGCCCTCAGGGACACGGGCATCGACGCCGCCAGCTTCACCGGCATGCGCATCCTCGCCGGCGCGCTGACCCTCTGGCTGCTGCTGCGCACGCGGCAGCAGGGCAGGGCGGGCGGCAGCTGGTCCGGCGCCGTCGCGCTGTTCGTCTACGCCGCCGGCTTCTCCTTCGCCTACCTGCAGCTGGATGCCGGCGTCGGCGCGCTGCTGCTGTTCGGCGCGGTGCAGCTCGGCATGCTGCTCTACGGCCTCTCGCACGGCGAGCGCCTCGGCCCCTGGGCGAGCTTCGGCCTGCTGCTCGCCCTCGCCGGGCTGGTGGCGCTGCTGCTGCCGGGGGCCGACGCGCCGGAACCGGGCAGCGCCGCGCTGATGCTGCTCGCCGGCCTGGCCTGGGCGGTCTACTCGCTGCTCGGCCGCGGCAGTGCCGACCCGCTGGCGGCCACCGCCGGCAACTTCATCCGCGCGATTCCCCTGGCCCTGCTGCTCGGCCTGCTTCTCGTCGCGCAGAGCCGGCCGGATCCGCTGGGCCTCGTCTATGCGCTGCTCTCCGGCGCGCTGACCTCGGGGCTCGGCTACGCCGTCTGGTACAGCGCCCTGCGCGGCCTCGGCGCCCTGCAGGCGGCGACCGTCCAGCTCAGCGTGCCGATCCTCACCGCCCTGGCCGGCGCCCTGCTGCTCGGCGAGGCCCTGAGCCTGCGCCTGAGCCTCGCCGCCCTGGCCGTGCTCGGCGGCATCGCCCTGGTGCTGAGCGCCGAGCGCCCCGCCCCGCTGGCGTCGCGCCAGGCCTGA
- the tnpB gene encoding IS66 family insertion sequence element accessory protein TnpB (TnpB, as the term is used for proteins encoded by IS66 family insertion elements, is considered an accessory protein, since TnpC, encoded by a neighboring gene, is a DDE family transposase.), which yields MIRIDAIWLATAPLDMRAGTETALARVVAVFGAAKPHNAYLFANKRANRMKVLVHDGFGVWLASRRLNRGRFVWPGSWQGAQFELSAEQLQALVVGLPWQRVGSGAEIRLL from the coding sequence ATGATCCGCATCGATGCCATCTGGCTCGCCACCGCGCCGCTGGATATGCGGGCCGGAACGGAAACGGCGCTGGCCAGGGTGGTGGCGGTCTTCGGTGCGGCGAAGCCGCACAACGCCTACCTGTTCGCCAACAAGCGGGCCAACCGCATGAAAGTGCTGGTTCACGATGGTTTCGGTGTCTGGCTGGCCTCGCGCCGGCTGAACCGGGGCCGCTTCGTCTGGCCGGGCAGCTGGCAGGGTGCCCAGTTTGAACTGAGCGCCGAGCAGCTTCAGGCCCTGGTGGTCGGGCTGCCCTGGCAGCGGGTCGGATCGGGGGCCGAAATCCGCCTTTTATAG